Below is a window of Tolypothrix bouteillei VB521301 DNA.
CGAATAGCTCTATGTAGTGAGAGAGAGTGTATCGCGTAGGAATATAGACAGTGGGAATCGCAGCAATGTCTTCATTGACCTTGAATGAGGTCAGCAGTTGCCAGAGTGCTGGTGCTAGGCTGAACAAAGCCACTAGTGCAATTGCTATTGGTAGCAAGAATTTTTTCCAAGGAATTGCTTTTTTGGGTGGTTTGGAAGTGTTTGATGGAACTGTTTCTGGAAGTGCAGTCATGGGTAAATAACTCCTTATGTCCTAGCACGGGATCTGTTAAGCAAGAAACTGGCGATCGCCACTGCTGCAACCAGTATTAAAAATGTTACGACCACAAGAGCTGCCCCGTAGCCAAAATCTAAGTAGCGCATCACAGTAGAATAGATGTACAGCGAAACCACTTCTGTTGCACCACCAGGTCCGCCCCCAGTCATCACAGCAATTAAGTCAAAAATCCCGAAAGCTTGAGCAAACCGAAACAACACTGCAATGAGAATTTGCGGTAATAGCAACGGCAAAGTAATTTTGTAGAAGTTTTGCCACGGTGTTGCGCCATCAACGGAATGAGCTTCATAAAGATCTTGCGAAATTGACTGCAAGCCAGCGAGTAGCAGAATACTAATAAAAGGTGTCGTTTTCCAAATATCAGCAAATATAACTGCTATCATCGCTAGTGTTGGATCTCCCAACCAGTTAATCCCAGTCTGTATCAATCCGAATCGCCGCAAAATATCATTTACAACTCCAAACTGGTCGTTAAAAATCCACGCCCAAGCTAAACCAATCAGAGCCGTGGGCAAAGCCCAAGGTAAAATTGCGATGGTACGCACAACTCCCCGTCCAAAAAATGCCTGATTGAGAACTAAGGCTATTCCCAATCCCAATAATAATTCTGAAATAACGGATGCTGTTGTAAATACGGATGTCGTCCAAAGACTCTGCCAAAAACGACCATCTCCTATCATCCGTACATAATTATCCAAACCAGAAAATACGGGTTGCAACTCCGTTCCCAAATTCCTAGTAAATACACTTAACCAAAATGCTCGTGCGATCGGATATGCAAATACAAACAACAGCAGTAGCAATGCTGGTGTTAGTAAAATCCATGCTGTCCTTTGTTGCCGACTTTTAAGTGTTTGCAAGTTCATCACCTTGACTATTTTAGCTTTGTCCAATTTTTAGCAGTCGGCGCGTTTCACTAGCAGCAGCCTGCATTGCTCGTTCCGGAGTCATCCGACCGCTGAGCGTCGCACTTAAGTAGCGTTGTAAAATATCTGAAGCCTGAGCGTATTGAGCAACGGGTGGGCGTAAGACAGCATTATCTACAACTTTTAGCAATTGGGGAAAGTAAGAATATTTGGCTACAATTTCTGGATCTGTAAAGAGTGCGCGGCGGCTTGGGACGTAGCTTTCACTTAAAGCAAATTGGCGTTGTGCTTCTTCACTTGTAAAGTATTGAATTGCTTTCCATGCTTGTTGTTGATGTCTGGAAGATTTGGCAATTCCCAAACCCCATCCCCCAAGACAAGCACCCCCAGTGCTTCCTGGTGCGTGAACCATCGTCTTAATACCAATTTTGCCCCGGATTGGCGAACCTTCTTTATTGGCTAAAGTCCAGACATAAGGCCAACTTCGTAGAAATGCCACTTGACCGCTTTGGAACATCCGTCTGGTGTCTTCTTCGATATAAGTCGTAACTCCAGGAGGGGAAATACCTTCCCTTACAGTGTTACGCAAGAACTCGATCGCTTTTAGCGTTTGCGGTCGATCCAATCCCACCTCTCCCGTATCAGAATTAATCCAGAAGCCACCAGAACCTTCGAGAACTTCGACAAACATCGCCACCAATCCTTCATACTGGCGACCTTGCCAAACATAGCCCCAGTTTACCTTGTCTTGTTTTTGCAAGGCTTGGGAAATTCGCATTAAGTCCTCGAAAGTTTCAGGGGGTTTGAATCCTGCTTCTTTGAGCAAGTCTTCTCGGTAGTAGAGCATTCCCGCATCAGAACGCACGGGAATCCTGTAGAGCTTGTCTTGATAGCGTCCCGCTTCCACATCCTTGGGCGAAAATGCTGCTAACTCTTGCTTGGAAATGCGATCGTCTAAAGGTTGCAACCAGTTAGCGGCTGCAAACTTAGGAGCCCAGATCGTATCCATATAAATTAAGTCATAAGGAGACTCACCCAAGATAAAAGCAGAAGTATACAAATCTTCCAACAAATTGGTAGCATTTGGTCCTTCAACAAGGTTGATGCGAATACCTGGGTTTTTGGCTTCAAAGTTTTTTATTAAAAATTGTTTCCAAGGTGGAGCATCAGGCGCAGCAATCAACATATTCAAGACAACTGGTTGTTGCGAGAATGCTACCCAACTGTACAATATGATGCTCAATAACAGTGTCAGGAAAACTCCTGTACGTAAAAAACCTTGTTTTCGTAAGAAATTTCCCAGTTTATTCAGTGTTCTGCGGTACGACATTATAAATGAATACGATTGTTAACTGCTAGCAAATAAAAGATTTAACCTTCCAAATAGGATTTGCTGTTTGCTTACAAATTTGCTTTAGATGCAGAAAATTCTACCTTTTCAAAAGCAAGATAAAAAGCAATTTGAATGTAGAAGGCAATGCCGCCCCTACAGTGCTTAAAACTTTTCATAAATCATTTATGATTTCTATAAAAGAAGAAGCTATCTATTTGGAAATTCAAAAAATGCTATGATTGGCTATAATTAAAACTTGTTTTAAAGAACTACACAACTTTCCAAAGATAGAGAAAGCTACTGAGGATAACTTTCTTAAAGAAATACAGCGAAGATAGCACTAAAATTTACAATTTTTCATATTTAGCCGATTCGTGAAAACAACAAAGTAGAGGATAGTTGTATTTATCTTACTGAAAACTACAAGATCCCTGACTTGACAAAAAAGTCAGGGATCTTAGCAAACGATATAATACGCAACCCAGAACCTACTAGCTAGGATGATAAACTGTGGCGCTCCAGCAAACGCAACCAACTATTTCTTGCTTGAGTGTATTCACTGGGACATTTCGCAGCCCTGCTTTTTGGCAAAATTCCTTTTTTAACTATATCAGTATATTTTTCAGGGTTTTTGCCATAAACCAAGCAAGCCAAATTAGCAAATCTTTGCAAATCTAAAGAATGTTCGTCTGCGAAGGGAATTGTTTCACCTTTGAGTTGTCCTTGTCCTTGTAAAGCAAAGGCGCGTGCTGTATTAATCACTATTTCATCTGCTGCATTTTCCCCTTCGCCTTCTAATAACATGACAGCAGCTAGTGAATCAACAGCATCTTCTTCTCTTCCTGTTACCGGAATCTTTAACAAATCAACGAGAGCGTGTCCTGTTTCATGTAGAACTACGAAAAACAAAACACTTGCAGCTTCTTCAAAGGCTTTATCTGTTGAACCTTTAGGAGAATCTTTAGAGAACAATTCTGCATAATGTGTGAGCAAGTCATAACAAATTTTTATTGATTGGTCACCGGGATTGTAATAAGCGTTTAACTCACCACATTCTGTAAAGGCGATCGCTACATCCGTTGGTAAAGCTAATTGAAGACTGTTGAGTGCTTCTCCAACGGGTTCCAAGGCTTTAGATTTTCGCAATTCTTTTTGCAATTCACGATAAAACGGGCTTTTGACTTCTCCATAAACAATATGAAATTTGCCTGGTTGGTACTTTCTTTGCGCTACAAGGGTTTTGTCAGCTTCAGTTGCGATCGCACGACGGTTCTGTCCTATCAATAAACCAGCAGTTAAGTTGACACCAAGAACACCACACAAAGAAACAGCAAAGGCTTTTTGAAATAGCGATTTTCTCGAAAACAAGTTAATAGCCCGATCTAATAAAAATTTATGTTTACGCATGTAGTACCTTGAACGCAAAGAATAGAAAGCGTCTTAAGAGAGAGGGTTACTTTTTTTAACTACACGAACGTACTTAGTGATTCCAGAAACGAAGTATTTTTTTATAGCAGAAAGTTATTTATGTTTGTTAAAAATTAAGTAAAAACTTCACAAATTTAAAGCAGTATTCTTACTGAAAAATTTATGAAATTTTAAAAACAAGTAAGTTGAGTTTTCTCGAAAATTAATTGTTTAACAAAGGCTCCAGTCCTAAAGGTAGCTTTCCAGTTCCCTAGAACCTAGTAAATTCAAGGGGTCATTGGTCACTACTCACTGTTAAAGCTTCATGATAGAAACACGGAGTTTTTGGGAAAAATAGCTTACAGTAAGTAGCTGGGCAAAAATCAACAAAAAGTTATTAAAAAATTAAACTTGCCTGAAACCCTTACTAATGAGCAATGACTAATGACGAGCCTTACTTTGTGAAGAAATATGAATTTTTTATTAAAAAATATTATTTATAAAATAGCGTCTGGGAAAATATCACTCCGTCTATTCTTAATTATTCCTTTTCTGATTCAAATTTTTAGCGCCGTAGGTTTGATAGGATATTTTTCATTTAAAAATGGAGAAAGGGCTGTCAACGATCTTGCGAATCAACTGGAGCAGGAAATCAGTTCGCGAGTTCACCAGCATCTAGATCGATATTTAGCGACACCTCACCAAATTAATCAGCTTAATGCCAATGCTGTTGAACTGGGAAAACTAGACTTGCGAGATTTTCAGGGTGTAGGACATTACTTTTGGAAACAAATGTCCGTGTTTGACGTTGGTTATATTTACTATGTACTATCCACTGGAGAATATGCAGGTGCTGGTATCTTCTTAGAGCCAAACAAAGTTACTATCGACGAACTCTCTACTAACACTCAACATAAAGCCAATACTTACGCTACGGATAGTCAGGGAAATCGTACTAAGTTGATAAAATCCTACGATAACTACCATCCTCAAGAAGAAGCAGCTTATACTGATGCTGTTAAAGCTGGTAAAGCTGTATGGAGCCAGGTTTATCAATGGGATAACTTTCCTAATATTATTTCAATTTCTGCAAGTTATCCGCTATATACCAAGACAAACAAACTTGTAGGGGTACTGGTAACTAACTTGCGGTTAGCACAAATAAGTGATTTTCTCCGCAAGTTAAAAGTTAGTTCTTTAGGTAAAGCATTTGTTATTGAACGTGATGGTTTAGTTATTGCTAGTTCCAGTCAAGAACAGCCTTATACTTTGTCTGATGGGAAAGCACAACGTCTAAATGTTATTAACAGCACAGACTTTCTGATTCAATCTACAGCTACCTATCTAAAAAAACATTATGGCGATTTTAGAAAGATTCAGAGCCAACAAAATCTTGACTTTATGCTTCAAGGAAAGCGCCAGTTTATTCAAGTTGCTCCCTGGCGCGATAAGTTTGGGCTAGATTGGCTAGTTGTTGTAGTTGTCCCAGAAACCAGTTTTATGGAGCAAATCCATGCCAATACGCAAACTACTATATTACTATCCTTTGGTGCTTTAGGTGTAGCAGCAATATTGGGAATTTTTACCTCTCACTGGATTGTAGATCCTATTCGGAAATTGAGGATAGCCAGTCAGGCGATCGCCTCTGGAAAAATAGAGCAAACTGTTGATTTTAAAGGAATAGAAGAAATAGAAGCCTTAGGTCAATCCTTTAATCATATGGCAATACAATTAGAATCTTCCTTTAAAGAATTAGAGATTCGTGTCGCGCAACGGACAACTGAGTTACAACAAAAAAATGTAGATTTAGAACAAGCATTAGAAGAACTTAAACGCACTCAAAGCCACTTAATTCAAGTAGAGAAAATGTCTAGCTTAGGGCAACTGATAGCGGGAATTGCTCATGAAATTAACAACCCTATCAATTTTATTCATGGCAATATAAATTATGCTCATGATTACATACAATCTTTGCTCGAGTTGATTGAGATATACCAGAAAGAATGTCCAATAAAAACTTCATTAATTGACGAAAAAATAACAAATATAGATTTAAATTTTATTACAAAAGATTTGATCGATATTATCAAATCCATGAAATTGGGAACAACACGGATTCAGAAAATTGTTTTGGGCTTGCGTAATTTTTCCCGTCTGGATGAAGCCATCATGAAGCCGGTGGATATTCATGAAGGGATTGAAAGTACGTTAATGATTTTGCAACATCGCTTACTTGCAAGCGATAACTGGAGCAAAATTAACATTATTAAAGAGTACGGAAAATTACCTTTAGTTAACTGTTATGCTTCTAGCTTAAATCAGGTATTTATGAATCTTTTGAGTAATGCAATTGATGCTTTAGAAGAGGCAAAGAGGCATAGATCTGGAGACTTAGAATTAACTCTTAACTCCGAGTGCCCAACAATTCAAATTTCTACTGAATTGGCTGGATTAAACACTGTAAAAATTTGCATTACTGATAACGGTTGTGGTATCGATTGTGAGATACAAAAGAAAGTTTTCGATCCCTTTTTTACTACTAAGCCTGTAGGTTCTGGTACGGGGTTGGGGTTATCAATTAGTTATCAGATTGTTGTTGAAAAACACGGAGGACGGCTATACTGTCATTCCACACCCGGAAAAGGGACTTGTTTTGTCGTTGAGATCCCTATAGCGATCGCTACTCAATGACTGTTGAGTGCGCTCGCTTTCGATCGGGTATCTCTAGCTTGGAACGAAGTCAGCACTTAGCGATCGAATCCCCGAGAACTGTTAAGAATGTTAAGGATGCCGTTGACAAATAATAGCTCTCACCTCTCACCTCGATCCGGATCGAGAGAAAAACGGGACTTTGCGCCAAGTAAGGGTCGATCTCTCCCATTAAACAGATGTTTCCTTCAAGAAGCTAGGGTTCTTGCAGCCCTTGCAATTAAATCACTCACAAAACTGTAATCCTTGGCGCGAACAGTTAAATAAATGCAAACCAAACTTCTGCGAAAGTTCTTCGCATACTTTCACACCACGAATACTATTACCTCGCGAGTCTAACAGAGGTGAAAAGACTCCAATGCCCATACGGTTGGGAATAACTGCAATAATTCCACCAGAAATACCGCTTTTTGCTGGAATCCCAATTTTATAAGCCCATTCACCAGCGAAATTATACATTCCACAGGTATACATAACACTAAGAATGTCTTTAATATAACGGCTATCTATGGATTGTTCTCTTGTTATGGGGTTAATACCTTTGTTAGCAAGGGTTGCTGCCATAACTGCTAAGTCGCGACAGTTTACCATGACCGCACACTGTTGGAAGTAAAGATCTAGTGTTTCATCAACGCTTTGGTCGATCGTGCCAAAATTTAACATCAGGTGTGCCATTGCACGGTTGCGATGTCCTGTCACGCGCTCTGAGGTAAATACCGAGATATCAACAAATACATTATGACCCGTATATCGACGGAACATATCTAGCATTCGATTGAGTCTTTCGATTGCATCTGTACCCTTAATCAAGCTTGTGGTTGCAATTGCTCCTGCGTTCACCATTGGGTTGTAAGGGCGTTTCGATACCTCATCAAGAACAATGGCGTTAAATGCATCTCCTGTTGGTTCAACACCAACTTTTGTCAAAAGGTAATCTCGTCCGCGATCTTCGAGAGCAAGTCCGTAGACAAAAACTTTAGAAATCGATTGAATGGTAAATAATTCGTTGTAGTCTCCCACTTGATAAACTTCTCCATTCACAGTGGCGATGCAAATACTGAATAACTCAGGATTGACTTTGGAAAGTTCTGGAATATAGTTAGCCACCGCGCCATCCTGCAAGGACTTGTACTGGGAATGCAGTTCACTCAAAAAAGGTTCTACAGACGATGCAGTTATTTTTAATTCTTCTTGTTTTGCCATGAGGGCTGTTAGTTAAATAACAAAACTTATGCTTTCTTTTTATGCCGCAGATAAGATACCATGTACTTGCTCATTTGCAAGTATTTTCTTTAACATAGTTATATTTTTAACTTGTTAATTTTGTACATTATAACTTTTTTTGGCATTAATAAATTAATAGTAATCGTGGTTATTACAAAAATCTTTTTTTTCAAACTGCTTGTAATAAAACCATTTGAGATGTTAGAGATGGTAAAAGTCATGCACGAGTTAGTGGCTCTTTCTGTGAAGAAAGCATGATTTTGACAGTTTGGTCTGTTGACTCAAACTTTAAATTTTTTACCAGTGGCACGACGAAAATTTTACGTGTAAACACGTAAAATTTCTTGTCGGTCTCGTTAAGCTACCATTAACTAGCTCTAAATACAACCGTATATACCGTCTTGATTAATTTGATTAATAAATGTTGTGAAGATTTAACAACAAATTTTTTTATTTAAGAAAAAAAGCGATACAGGGCGAAAAGACTCGTGAGAGTAAGGTTTTGCGCGAAAAAGGAGAGTAAAAATTTGAGAAGGTTACCAACACCTACGCTAAAACCCCGATCCCCAACACCGTTTTTTCGTGATAGTGTGATGCAGTTAAAAGCAAAAAGTGAAAGCGGAACGAGTTTGAATTTTGGGAATGTGTCGAAACGCTTTTTGTAACGTTTCTACAATCAAAAACCCCGCTAATTTAACGAAACTTCTGTTCTTCAGTCGCTTTAATATCGGACGCATGAATTATAAACTTTTGTGGGCTGTTGTAGCTCTGTTCACTACTGTTTTTGGCACACCGTCAATTGGTCGCGCTCAAGCAATCAAGGAAACGGCTTCAACTTCGCAAACTGTAGCTTCATCAGATGTAGTGAAAGTAGGGGAGTATCAACCAAAGACAGAAAACCTTGCTAAAAATGCATCTGCGATCGCGGAAATTCACACGCATAATTTAGCAGGGCATCAGGCAGCAACGCTCTATCTTCGCAAGATTCCTGTTCTTACCTTTGTAGGTAAACAGCCTGTATCAACCTCAGGAATTAAGGTTGGTTCCGTTGGTGATACCAGTGCCAAGGTTGGTGGTACACGAGATTTCAGCACTGATGGATTGAACCAAGCAAAGGTTTCCTCAATAGGAAACAGTGCGGACATCAAAAATCAGCCTGTAGCTGCAGCTAATGACCCAGTTCAAAGAGCAACAGTGGTAGCAGCAAAAATCAATCAGTTAGTTTTAGATAAAGTCGATCCCAACAAGATTGCAGTGAGTTGGGAATCTGCTAAAGGAATGCCAACGTCGGAGAATCAGCCAACACAGAAAGGGCGCTATCTCATCAAGGTTGATGGCAAAGAACTCGTGGAAATTAATGGCGATACACGACTTGCAGATACAACCAACGACCCGGCAAAAGACGCACTGCAAGCAACCAATCGCATGCGGAGACTGCTTGGTAATGCAGCTCCTCTGAACGAAATCGCGAATTTACCCGTGCAATCGCCCCTGCAAATTCCAAAAATCTCACTACCAAAGTTACCGACTCAAATTGCTAGCAGAGTACGCGGTACGCTTCAAGGTATGGCATCTTGGTACGGTTATGACGGTTCTGGCAATCGGACTGCTACTGGTGAAAGGTACAATCCAGAAGGATTAACCGCCGCCCATCGCAGCTTACCTTTTGGAACAAGAGTCCGTGTCACTAACACCCGCAATGGTCGCTCTGTTGTAGTGCGAATTAATGACAGGGGTCCATTTATTCGGGGTCGAGTTATTGACCTTTCTGCTGGCGCAGCAAGAATTCTCGGTGTAATGAGCACAGGTATTGCTCCGGTGCGTATCGAAGTCCTAGGAAGGTAAGGAATTATGAATTATGAATTATGAATTGGGAAGCAATACCTGATTTCATAATTCATCACTCAGCATTCATAATTCATTCAATCCCCTAGTTTCCGATCTCTTCCTCAGTTCAGATATAAACTAACGGGGGAGAGAAGCTAGAAAAACTAGGGGTATTTTTGTGCGATTGCTGTCAACTGTTGCTGCTTTACGCTGCTATTTGGCTAAACGCCGTTTTGAGATTCAACCTTTAACCAATGAAAAACCGCTGCAGTATGATATAACTGCAAGGTCTAAAACAGCAGTGGGTTTGGTTCCCACTATGGGGGCTTTGCATCAGGGTCATGTGAGTTTAATTGAACGTGCGCGACAAGAAAATGCCACGACGATCGTGAGTATATTTGTCAATCCACTGCAATTTGGTCCTAATGAAGATTATCAACGCTATCCCCGCACTTTAGATAAAGATTTGCAATTGTGCGAAGAATTTGGGGTAGATGCTATTTTTGCTCCTTCTCCGGAAGAAATGGGAGTTATCGAGAAGAGTATACAAGAATCTATTGATACACAAGTTACCCCGCCATCTGCTATGATATCTGGCTTGTGTGGTCGTTCTCGAGTGGGTCACTTTCAGGGTGTAGCGACAATTGTAACCAAGCTTTTTAACTTGGTACAGCCAGACCGCGCCTATTTTGGTCAAAAAGATGGTCAGCAGCTTGCCATTATTAGACGGCTAGTTGCCGATTTGAATTTTCCGATAGAGATTGTTGCTTGTCCAACTGTACGGGAAGCATCGGGTCTTGCTTTGAGTTCTCGCAACCAATATTTGAATGCAGAACTTCATCAGCAAGCAGCCCTGCTGTATCGCAGCTTGCAACAAGC
It encodes the following:
- a CDS encoding carbohydrate ABC transporter permease: MMNLQTLKSRQQRTAWILLTPALLLLLFVFAYPIARAFWLSVFTRNLGTELQPVFSGLDNYVRMIGDGRFWQSLWTTSVFTTASVISELLLGLGIALVLNQAFFGRGVVRTIAILPWALPTALIGLAWAWIFNDQFGVVNDILRRFGLIQTGINWLGDPTLAMIAVIFADIWKTTPFISILLLAGLQSISQDLYEAHSVDGATPWQNFYKITLPLLLPQILIAVLFRFAQAFGIFDLIAVMTGGGPGGATEVVSLYIYSTVMRYLDFGYGAALVVVTFLILVAAVAIASFLLNRSRART
- a CDS encoding septal ring lytic transglycosylase RlpA family protein, which produces MNYKLLWAVVALFTTVFGTPSIGRAQAIKETASTSQTVASSDVVKVGEYQPKTENLAKNASAIAEIHTHNLAGHQAATLYLRKIPVLTFVGKQPVSTSGIKVGSVGDTSAKVGGTRDFSTDGLNQAKVSSIGNSADIKNQPVAAANDPVQRATVVAAKINQLVLDKVDPNKIAVSWESAKGMPTSENQPTQKGRYLIKVDGKELVEINGDTRLADTTNDPAKDALQATNRMRRLLGNAAPLNEIANLPVQSPLQIPKISLPKLPTQIASRVRGTLQGMASWYGYDGSGNRTATGERYNPEGLTAAHRSLPFGTRVRVTNTRNGRSVVVRINDRGPFIRGRVIDLSAGAARILGVMSTGIAPVRIEVLGR
- a CDS encoding ATP-binding protein; this encodes MNFLLKNIIYKIASGKISLRLFLIIPFLIQIFSAVGLIGYFSFKNGERAVNDLANQLEQEISSRVHQHLDRYLATPHQINQLNANAVELGKLDLRDFQGVGHYFWKQMSVFDVGYIYYVLSTGEYAGAGIFLEPNKVTIDELSTNTQHKANTYATDSQGNRTKLIKSYDNYHPQEEAAYTDAVKAGKAVWSQVYQWDNFPNIISISASYPLYTKTNKLVGVLVTNLRLAQISDFLRKLKVSSLGKAFVIERDGLVIASSSQEQPYTLSDGKAQRLNVINSTDFLIQSTATYLKKHYGDFRKIQSQQNLDFMLQGKRQFIQVAPWRDKFGLDWLVVVVVPETSFMEQIHANTQTTILLSFGALGVAAILGIFTSHWIVDPIRKLRIASQAIASGKIEQTVDFKGIEEIEALGQSFNHMAIQLESSFKELEIRVAQRTTELQQKNVDLEQALEELKRTQSHLIQVEKMSSLGQLIAGIAHEINNPINFIHGNINYAHDYIQSLLELIEIYQKECPIKTSLIDEKITNIDLNFITKDLIDIIKSMKLGTTRIQKIVLGLRNFSRLDEAIMKPVDIHEGIESTLMILQHRLLASDNWSKINIIKEYGKLPLVNCYASSLNQVFMNLLSNAIDALEEAKRHRSGDLELTLNSECPTIQISTELAGLNTVKICITDNGCGIDCEIQKKVFDPFFTTKPVGSGTGLGLSISYQIVVEKHGGRLYCHSTPGKGTCFVVEIPIAIATQ
- the glsA gene encoding glutaminase A, which gives rise to MAKQEELKITASSVEPFLSELHSQYKSLQDGAVANYIPELSKVNPELFSICIATVNGEVYQVGDYNELFTIQSISKVFVYGLALEDRGRDYLLTKVGVEPTGDAFNAIVLDEVSKRPYNPMVNAGAIATTSLIKGTDAIERLNRMLDMFRRYTGHNVFVDISVFTSERVTGHRNRAMAHLMLNFGTIDQSVDETLDLYFQQCAVMVNCRDLAVMAATLANKGINPITREQSIDSRYIKDILSVMYTCGMYNFAGEWAYKIGIPAKSGISGGIIAVIPNRMGIGVFSPLLDSRGNSIRGVKVCEELSQKFGLHLFNCSRQGLQFCE
- a CDS encoding ABC transporter substrate-binding protein — translated: MSYRRTLNKLGNFLRKQGFLRTGVFLTLLLSIILYSWVAFSQQPVVLNMLIAAPDAPPWKQFLIKNFEAKNPGIRINLVEGPNATNLLEDLYTSAFILGESPYDLIYMDTIWAPKFAAANWLQPLDDRISKQELAAFSPKDVEAGRYQDKLYRIPVRSDAGMLYYREDLLKEAGFKPPETFEDLMRISQALQKQDKVNWGYVWQGRQYEGLVAMFVEVLEGSGGFWINSDTGEVGLDRPQTLKAIEFLRNTVREGISPPGVTTYIEEDTRRMFQSGQVAFLRSWPYVWTLANKEGSPIRGKIGIKTMVHAPGSTGGACLGGWGLGIAKSSRHQQQAWKAIQYFTSEEAQRQFALSESYVPSRRALFTDPEIVAKYSYFPQLLKVVDNAVLRPPVAQYAQASDILQRYLSATLSGRMTPERAMQAAASETRRLLKIGQS
- a CDS encoding DUF4344 domain-containing metallopeptidase, producing the protein MRKHKFLLDRAINLFSRKSLFQKAFAVSLCGVLGVNLTAGLLIGQNRRAIATEADKTLVAQRKYQPGKFHIVYGEVKSPFYRELQKELRKSKALEPVGEALNSLQLALPTDVAIAFTECGELNAYYNPGDQSIKICYDLLTHYAELFSKDSPKGSTDKAFEEAASVLFFVVLHETGHALVDLLKIPVTGREEDAVDSLAAVMLLEGEGENAADEIVINTARAFALQGQGQLKGETIPFADEHSLDLQRFANLACLVYGKNPEKYTDIVKKGILPKSRAAKCPSEYTQARNSWLRLLERHSLSS